In one Trichosurus vulpecula isolate mTriVul1 chromosome 8, mTriVul1.pri, whole genome shotgun sequence genomic region, the following are encoded:
- the LOC118829515 gene encoding prosaposin-like — protein MLTKEDCAKGSEVQCQNFKTASECGAIEHCQQTLWSKATVKNVVQMKAGPTCELCQYVIKEIIKLLEGNKTKKDVIKAAEEVCSVIPSYVAGSCRDLVDTFGQSTMHLLLEEIDPDSMCSALNICQSKRSMPAVNVARLKSGIFCEVCKKVDGYLDRNLDKNSTKAMILSAFEKACSMLPGIYKDECDEFVGKYEPILIAALHDEMNPDSLCLKIGACPKAPPKPLLGTEQCVWGPSYWCKNMETATQCNAVEHCKNHEWN, from the exons ATGCTCACGAAGGAAGACTGTGCGAAGGGTTCTGAGGTCCAGTGTCAGAATTTCAAGACTGCATCTGAGTGTGGAGCCATTGAACACTGCCAACAAACTCTCTGGAGCAAGGCAACAGTG AAGAACGTGGTTCAGATGAAGGCTGGTCCCACTTGTGAGCTGTGCCAATATGTtatcaaagagatcattaaatTGCTGGAGGGCAACAAGACTAAG AAGGATGTGATTAAGGCAGCAGAGGAGGTGTGCTCAGTGATCCCCAGCTACGTAGCTGGGAGCTGCCGAGACTTGGTCGACACCTTTGGCCAGAGTACTATGCATCTCCTCCTGGAGGAAATTGACCCTGACTCCATGTGTAGTGCTCTTAACATTTGCCAAAGCAAAAGATCAATGCCTGCAG TTAACGTGGCCAGGCTTAAGAGTGGCATCTTCTGTGAGGTATGCAAAAAGGTGGATGGGTATTTGGACCGGAACCTGGATAAGAACAGCACAAAGGCCATGATTCTCTCTGCCTTTGAGAAGGCTTGTAGCATGTTGCCAGGAATTTACAAGGATGAG TGTGATGAGTTTGTGGGAAAGTATGAGCCCATCTTGATAGCAGCCCTGCATGATGAGATGAATCCTGATTCTCTGTGTCTG AAAATTGGAGCTTGCCCCAAAGCTCCTCCTAAGCCTCTGTTGGGAACAGAGCAGTGTGTCTGGGGCCCAAGCTACTGGTGTAAGAACATGGAGACAGCCACTCAGTGCAAC GCTGTTGAGCACTGCAAGAACCATGAATGGAATTAG